From the genome of Paraburkholderia sp. ZP32-5:
CAACGGCGGACGCGAATAGGGAAGCGTTGTTTCGGCGCCGAGCAAGCCGATACTGGCGTCGGAGTTTTCCCGGCGCAATGCGCGCGCCGCGGAGACACTCGCCGTGCCACCGCCGACCAGAACGAAGTCGTACGTTCGCATAGGCCCGGATGAGAGCGCGGTGTGCCTGCCCGGCACCGGCCGATGCGTGGTTTCGCTCCGCCAGTCGACGCGGTGCGCATCCTTCATGGCTCGTCCCAGGTACGGTGAATCCAGGATCGGCAATCCGCATGTCGGCGGCGTATAGCGAGATCCGCGACGTGAGTAACGATTTCACTCTAGCGCTTCGGGGTGCGCGACTCATGATCCAGGTCAATCGCCATATGCGTCAGCGGGAAGACAGTCGGCACGCACAAAGCCGACATCGTCGCCGCATCGCGGCTCGGCGAGCGCAATTACAGGCTGCTCACCAATAACTGCGAGCATGTGTGTCAATGGTGCGTATGGGGAGACGAAAAAGCGCGCGCCCATCCAAAGCACAAAGCGCGTCCCAGCATTGACATGCATCAAACCCGCACCTCGGCCCGCGCGGAAAATCCCCTGTGCCCGGTACGCAATGCGCGCGTCGTGATGCTGCCGCGCCCCCCGTCAGACAGGGTTTCGATGAATCCCAGCCCACCGCCTTCTCGCCCACGACCCGACGGCGAGCGGTCCGCGCCGCCGCGCCTCGCGTCTGTTGCGCAACGCGCCGGCGGTATCTTGTGGAGCGCCCTCGCACTGGCCCCGCGCAGAACTACGCGCGCAGCCTGGAGCGTCGGCCTGCTCTGTCTGCTCATGCTGGTGCTCGTGGTCATCCGCGCCACTTCGTTCGAACGCAGTCTTGCGCTTGCACGCGCGGCGCGTCCCGGCTGGCTGTTGATCGCAATCGCGGCCCAGTCAGCGACCTATGTCAGCGCCGCGCTCGTCTGGCGTCAGACGCTGCGCGACTCGGGTTACACGCTGCCGATGCGCGTGCTGGTGCGGCTCGGCATCGTCAAGCTGTTTACCGATCAGGCGCTGCCGAGTGCGGGACTCGGCGGCAGCCTGATGGCGATTCGCGGATTGTTGCGCCGCGGCGTGCCGCGCCCGATCGCGCTGACCGCCCTGCTGGCGAGCCTGCTGTCGCGCGATATCGCTTTCCTGATGGTCGTGTTCGCCAGCGCGGCGCTGCTGTGGCTGCATCACGCCGCGGGCCGCGTGCTTTTGCTCGGCGTCGCGATGTTCCTGCTCGTGCTCCTGCTGGTCCCGCTATCGCTGTTAGCGCTGCGTCGATGGAACGGCGATCGGCGTGTCGCGGTGCTCGGCAGATGGCTGCATCTGTCGCGCCTGATCGAGTCGTTCAACGAGGTTCCGCTCGACCTGTTACTGAACCGCCACCTGCTTGCGAGCACCGTGATGCTGCAACTGGCGATCTTCGTGCTCGATGCGGGGACCTTGTGGCTGACGCTGGGCGCGCTCGGCGCACCCACGCAGGGATGGATCGCTTTTGCCAGTTTCGCCGTGGCGTCGATGGTGGCGACCGTGGGTCCGGTTCCGGTCGGGCTTGGTACGTTCGAGGCGGCTTCGGTCGGCATGTTGAAGCTGCTCGGTGTGCCGATCGAAGCGGCGCTCGGCGCAACCTTGTTGCTGCGCGGCTTCACATTCTGGCTGCCGATGCTGCCTGGAGTCTGGCTCGCCCGCGTCGAGTTGCGCGGCAGCTCGCGCAACGCGGCCGTCGAAGCGCAAACCGCAGCCACCGGACCGCCGGCGCCGCGACGCCGGCAATCTGCTCCGATTGATAGGGATCAACGGCCACCGCGCGATTTCCCGGACGATAAATCATGCTGACTTTGCGGAGACGCCGTGGAACACCACGCTGAGCTGCTGGGCGGCGGGAAATGGCACCCGCGCATGCCGGGCTGGCGCGATCTCGCGGGTCTGCTGCTGGTGCTCGGTTTGCTGGTCCTGCTCGGCACGGGCGCCGCGCAGATGAGCGGGCCGCTCGCCATCGCGAATCAGACGGCGATCTCGCTGGCTCCGACGGCGCTGCCGGGCTACACGCTGCGCACCGTCATGCGGATGCTCGCGGCACTGGCTGCCTCGCTCGTATTCACGCTGACCTACGCCACCTTGGCCGCCAAAAGCCGCCGCGCCGAGATGCTGCTCGTGCCGCTGCTCGATGTGCTCCAGTCGGTGCCGATTCTCGGCTATCTGTCGTTCACGGCCGCCTTCTTCCTGTCGCTGTTTCCCGGCAATGTTTTCGGCGCGGAACTCGCGGCGATTTTCGCGATTTTCACGAGTCAGGCCTGGAACATGGCGTTCAGCTTTTACCAGTCGCTACGCACGATACCGGCCGATCTCGACGAGGCCTGCCGCAGCTTTCGTCTGTCGGTGTGGCAACGCTTCTGGAGGCTCGAAGTGCCGTTCGCGATGCCCGGGCTCGTCTGGAACACGATGATGTCGATGTCGGGAGGATGGTTCTTCGTGGTGGCTTCGGAAGCGATCTCCGTGGGCAACCTGCAGATCGCGCTGCCGGGCGTGGGCTCGTACGTGGCGCGCGCGATCGCCGAGCGCGACCTGGCCGCCGTCGGCTGGGCGATTCTCGCGATGTCCGTCGCGATCGCGCTCTACGACCAGTTGCTGTTTCGGCCCGTCGTCGCCTGGGCTGACCGCTTTCGTTTCGAGCAGACGGCTTCCCCGCTGGCGCCGCGCAGCTGGGTGCTCGATCTCGTTCACCGCTCGGCCTGGCTGCGGGCGGTAGCGAGGCCACTCGGGGCTACACTGCATCGCGCCGCGCGGGCGCGGCTCCCGTTCGTAGCGGGTCCGCGCCGGCCTCTTGCCAGCATGCCGCAGCGCATCGGCGACGCGCTATGGCTGGCAGCATGCGCCGCGGGCGTGGCTTACGCCGCGGTGGCCGCTGCGCGCTTCATCGGACCCGTCCTGTCGCTCGCGGACCTGGCTGTTGTCGCGCACGATGCTCTGCTCACGCTCTTGCGGGTCATGGTGCTGATCGCGCTTGCGTCGCTGATCTGGGTGCCGGTCGGTGTCTGGGTCGGGCTGCGTCCCAGGCTCACGCAGTTCGTGCAGCCGATGGCGCAATTTCTCGCCGCCTTTCCCGCGAATCTGCTGTTTCCGGTTGCCGTGTTCGTCATTGCGCACTACGGCCTCGCGCCGAAGATCTGGCTCAGTCCGCTGCTGATCCTCGGTACGCAGTGGTACATCCTGTTCAACGTCATCGCCGGTGCAAGTGCATTTCCCGGCGATCTGAGCGAGGCCGCGAGGAGCTTCCGGGTGCGGCAGCGCGCGTGGTGGCGCGAGGTCATGCTTCCCGGCATTTTTCCCTACTACGTGACCGGTGCAATCACGGCCTCCGGAGGCGCATGGAACGCGAGTATCGTTTCCGAAGCTGTCAGCTGGGGGCCGATTCATCTAAGTGCCGGCGGTCTCGGCGCCTATATCGCGCGGATGACCCACGCCGGCGACTACCCGCGCATCGCACTCGGCATCGCGACGATGTCGATCGTCGTGATCGCCGTCAACCGGCTGCTGTGGCGACCGCTCTATGCGCTCGCGGAGCGGCGCGCGCGGCTCGACTGAGATGCCGACGACCAGGGAGAAGCGCGTGTCGAACCTCTGCTCCGCCGATACTCAACCCGGCACGGCGCCCCGCGCGGACGCCGTCGCGCCGATCGTGACGCTCGAGAAAATCGGCATGTCGTTCGCCAGGCCGTCGGGCGAGCCGCTGCCGGTGCTCGCGCATGTCGACATGGAAGTGCGCGATGGCGAGATTCTCGGGCTGCTGGGCCGCTCAGGCTCCGGCAAATCGACACTGCTGCGCATCGCCGCCGGACTCGTCGAACCGACCGAGGGGCGCGTGTTCTATCGCGGTCAGCCGCTGCATGGCCCCGAAGCAGGCATCGCGGTCGTGTTCCAGACATTCGCGCTGTATCCGTGGCTCACCGTGCTCGCCAACGTAGAACTGGGCCTCGACGCGTTACGCGTGCCAGCCGATGCGGCTCGCGAACGCGCGATGTCGGCCATCGATCTGATCGGTCTCACCGGTTTCGAATCGGCCTTTCCTCGCGAGCTGTCCGGCGGCATGCGCCAACGGGTCGGCTTCGCGCGCGCGCTCGTGAGCGAGCCGACGCTTCTGCTGATGGACGAACCGTTCTCCGCGCTCGACGTGCTGACAGCCGAAACGTTGCGCACCGATTTTCTCGACCTGTGGCTGGAGCGCCAGCTGTCGATCAAGGCCATGCTGCTCGTCACGCACAACATCGAAGAAGCGGTGCTGATGTGCGACCGGATTCAGGTACTGGGTGAAAGCCCCGCGCACGTCGTCGCGAATATCCACGTACGCTTGCCGTATCCGCGCAACAGGCTGGCTCCCGAATTTCGCGCGATCGTCAACGAGATCTACGCCGTGCTGACGTCGCGGCTGGCAGCGTCGGCCGATGCAGCGGCCAGCGCCTCACACGGCCTGGCGCTGCGTTTGCCCAAAGTGTCGAGTCATCGTCTCGATGGCTTCGTCGGCACGATCGCCGCTACGTTGCAAGGTGGCAGCGCCGCGCTCGGCACGATCGCGGCTTCGAGCACGCTGAAAGTCGACGAGCTTTTTCCGATCGCGGTGGCCATGCATATTCTGGAATTCGCGGAACTGCATGAAGGGACCATCAGGCTAACCGCGGCAGGCCGAGTTTTCGCGCAGGCGAGTGCCGATGAACGCAAACGCCTGTTTCGCGAGCATCTGATGCGGTTCGTGCCGCTTGCCGCGCACATCCGCGAAGTGCTCGACGACAGGGAAGGACACCGCGCGCCGCGCCAGCGTTTCGAACTGGAGTTGCAGGACCATCTGAACCGCAACGATGCCAACAGCACGCTGCGCACCGTCATCGACTGGGGGCGCTACGCGGGACTTTTCAGCTATGACGATCACACGCGTTCGTTCGGCGGCTGATGCCTTCACCGCGCGATATGCGTAGCGCCTGCGCCATCCGCGCGACAACGTCACCATTGGCAAACACATCGCCTTCAGGCGCGGTTCTTTTCCTCGATGTGAGGCTGACGGCCCGTCACGAGCCATAGCTTCGACAGAAGCGCGGAAACCGCCTGCAGCACATCGTCGAGCGAGACGATGCCGCTGAGGCATCCCCCGGCGTCGACGACGGGCAGACGCCGCACGCCGTTCAGATGCATCCGCGACGCGATCAGCCAAAGATCGTCCTGCTCGGCGACGAGCGCGGGCGGCGTCGACATCACGTCGTTGACGAAAATCTTTTCCGGGTTGGCCTGTTTGGCGACGATCGCCAACACGATGTCGCGATCGGTCAGCATTCCGACGGGTACGCGGCGCCCACCGCTCATCTCGACCACCACGAGGTCGCCGACATGGTGTTCGCGCATCAGTTGCGCGGCGTCGAGAATCGTCGCGTGCCGCTCGCAGACAGCGACGTCCCGTGTGCAGATAGATCCTGTGTTCACGATAGATACTCCACGTTCATCACGGCCCGTCGCCATGCGGGCCGCCATTGCGCCGTCATCCGGCCTGATCCGTAGGCTGCCCGTACTCCATTTCCGCGCGGCAGCGTCAGCACAACCGGATCGTCGAGCCCGAGGGGATTCGCGCAATGCGGCGGCCAACTGTCGGCCAGCATCGGCGCGATCGCGAAACAGGTTACCGATCGCCTTTGCTCTCACGAACGCCCGTCAGCGTTGCCGACCCAGCCACGGTGCCGACCGGTCGCGTCGACGGCTGCGCCCCTACGGCGACCAGATCGGCGCTCGCGAGCTCGCGGTAAATCCGTTCGACCTGATCCCGATCGCACAGGCGAGTGCCTTCCGCGAGCAGCGATGCTGACGCAGCCGCCACCGCATAGCGCAAGGTTTCGTTGAACGACATGCCGCGATTGACCGCCCATACCATCGCGGCAACGAAGCTGTCTCCGGCGCCGATCGAACTCGCTACCGGCACGGCGAATGCCCGCACGCGCAACGCACGATCCGCGGTGACGACAAGCGCCCCCTGCTCGCCGAGCGTGAGCGCGACGATCGCCGCGCCGCCGGCGCGCACGATCCTGCGTGCAGCGTCGAGCCGCTGCGCGTCGTCTTCGAGCGCGTGCCCCGCCAACGTGCAAAGCTCAGACAGACTCGGTTTGACGAGGAAAACCCCAGCTGCAAGCGCCGCCGCAAGCGGCGCGCCGGAGCTGTCGAGCACGACACGGGTGCCACGTTGCCGTGCGATCCCGGCGATGCGCGCATAGATGTCATCGGGCACGCCCGGCGGCACGCTGCCACTCAACACGAGATAGCGCGGCGCGATGGCGAGTTCGCCGAGGTGCCGCAGGCACGCCTGCCATTCCGCCTCGGCAAGCACGGGCCCGGGCAACACGAACCGAAACTCGCGTCCGGTCGAATTCTCCCGGACCGAGAAGTTCTCACGCGTTTCGCCCGCGATGCCGACACAGGTGGCCGGCACTCCTTCGGCTTCGATCATCGCGCCTAGCGTCCTGCCAAGCGGGCCGCCCGCCAGGTAAAGCGCCTCGCAGTCGGCGCCCAGCCTGTGCAGCACGCGCGCGACGTTGATGCCACCGCCGCCGGGGTCGCGCCGCGCTGCGCTACAACGAAGCTTGCGCGTGTCGACGATGGTGTCGACCGACGTCGCTACGTCGACCGCCGGGTTCAGTGTCAAGGTCAGGATTTCCGCCATGTGGCATCTCCGCTCGTACCGGAGCACCCGCAACCGGCTCAAACCGTGGCGGTTCGCGACGCAAGGCGTGCTTCCGCCGCCGCGATTTCGCGTTTGACCGCAATGAAACTGTCGGGGCTCACCGATATCGAATCGATTCCACAGTCGACGAGAAACGCCGCGAACTTCGGATGATCGCTCGGCGCCTGACCGCACAGGCCCACTTTGGCGCCGGCCCCATGCGCTTGCGCGATCACGCGGCGGACCATCCACTTGACGGCCTCGTCCTGCTCATCGAACAGTTGCGCGAGATCCGCCGAATCGCGATCGACGCCGAGTGTCAATTGCGTGAGATCGTTGCTGCCGATCGAAAAACCATCGAAGCGCAACGCGAATTCGCGCGCAAGGATCACGTTCGACGGTATTTCGCACATCACGTACACCTCCAGCCCCGCCTGCCCGCGCCGCAAGCCGTTTTGCGCCATCACTTCGAGCACCTGATCGGCTTCGCAGACCGTGCGGCAGAACGGAATCATCACGACGACGTTGCGCAGGCCCATTTCCTCGCGCAACCGTCGGATCGCCCGGCACTCCAGCGCAAAACCGTCGCGATAGCGCGGCGAGTAGTAGCGCGAAGCGCCGCGGAATCCCAGCATCGGATTCTCCTCGCGCGGCTCGAAAGCCTGCCCGCCGATCAGGTGCGCGTATTCGTTGGTCTTGAAGTCGCTCATACGGATAATCGCGGGCCGCGGATACTGAACGGCGGCGATGCGGCCGAGTCCGCGCGCGAGCCGGTCCACGAAATACTCCGTTTTGTCCGTATAGCCCGACGTCAGCTCTTCGATGCGCTGCCTGACGGTCGCGTCTTCGAGTTCGTGGAATCGCACGAGCGCCATCGGATGAATCTTGATGTCGTGGCTCACAACGAACTCCATTCGCACCAGACCCACGCCATCGGCCGGCAGGCGCCACCAGCGAAACGCGGCGGCGGGATTGGCCAGATTGAGCATAACGCTGGTACGCGTTTGCGGAATCGAGCGGAAATCGATGTCCTCGACGTCGAACGCAACCGTGCCTTCGTATACGAAACCTTCGTCGCCTTCGGCGCACGAGACCGTCACCTCCTGTTCGTCGTGCAGCAGATGCGTGGCGTTGCCGGTACCGACGATCGCGGGCAGTCCCAGTTCGCGACTGACGATGGCCGCATGGGACGTGCGTCCGCCGTGGTCCGTGATGATCGCGGCGGCTCGGCGCATCACCGGCACCCAGTCGGGATCGGTCGTGGAAGTCACCAGCACCGCGCCGTCGACGAAGCGCTGCATGTCGCGCGCATTCCCGATCACGCAGACGGAACCGGCCGCGATGGCTTCGCCCACGCTGACGCCGCTCAGCAGACGGCGACCCTCGTCGCGCAGCCGGTAACTCCTGACCGAACTCGCTTCGCGGCGCGACTGAACGGTTTCAGGACGCGCCTGGACGATGAACATTTCACCGCTCGCGCCGTCTTTTGCCCATTCGATGTCCATCGGCTGCCCGTAGTGTGCCTCGATCGCGCAGGCCGAGCGCGATAGGGACAGTATCTCGGCGTCGTCGAGCACGAACGCCGCGCGTTCCGCTCTGGAGGTCGGCACGTTTCTGGTCGGATGCGGACCGCCTTTCGCGTAGACCATCTTGCAGGCTTTCTCTCCGCGCCGCTTGCCGACGATCGGCGCGCAACCCGGTTGGGCCAATAGCGGCTTGAACACCTCATACTCGTCCGGGTCGACTGTGCCCTGCACAACGTTCTCGCCCAGGCCCCAGGCCGCATTGATCAGAACGATCCTGTCAAACCCGGTTTCCGTATCGACCGAAAACATCACACCGGCGGCGCC
Proteins encoded in this window:
- a CDS encoding lysylphosphatidylglycerol synthase transmembrane domain-containing protein, which codes for MWSALALAPRRTTRAAWSVGLLCLLMLVLVVIRATSFERSLALARAARPGWLLIAIAAQSATYVSAALVWRQTLRDSGYTLPMRVLVRLGIVKLFTDQALPSAGLGGSLMAIRGLLRRGVPRPIALTALLASLLSRDIAFLMVVFASAALLWLHHAAGRVLLLGVAMFLLVLLLVPLSLLALRRWNGDRRVAVLGRWLHLSRLIESFNEVPLDLLLNRHLLASTVMLQLAIFVLDAGTLWLTLGALGAPTQGWIAFASFAVASMVATVGPVPVGLGTFEAASVGMLKLLGVPIEAALGATLLLRGFTFWLPMLPGVWLARVELRGSSRNAAVEAQTAATGPPAPRRRQSAPIDRDQRPPRDFPDDKSC
- a CDS encoding ABC transporter permease; translated protein: MEHHAELLGGGKWHPRMPGWRDLAGLLLVLGLLVLLGTGAAQMSGPLAIANQTAISLAPTALPGYTLRTVMRMLAALAASLVFTLTYATLAAKSRRAEMLLVPLLDVLQSVPILGYLSFTAAFFLSLFPGNVFGAELAAIFAIFTSQAWNMAFSFYQSLRTIPADLDEACRSFRLSVWQRFWRLEVPFAMPGLVWNTMMSMSGGWFFVVASEAISVGNLQIALPGVGSYVARAIAERDLAAVGWAILAMSVAIALYDQLLFRPVVAWADRFRFEQTASPLAPRSWVLDLVHRSAWLRAVARPLGATLHRAARARLPFVAGPRRPLASMPQRIGDALWLAACAAGVAYAAVAAARFIGPVLSLADLAVVAHDALLTLLRVMVLIALASLIWVPVGVWVGLRPRLTQFVQPMAQFLAAFPANLLFPVAVFVIAHYGLAPKIWLSPLLILGTQWYILFNVIAGASAFPGDLSEAARSFRVRQRAWWREVMLPGIFPYYVTGAITASGGAWNASIVSEAVSWGPIHLSAGGLGAYIARMTHAGDYPRIALGIATMSIVVIAVNRLLWRPLYALAERRARLD
- a CDS encoding ABC transporter ATP-binding protein, with product MSFARPSGEPLPVLAHVDMEVRDGEILGLLGRSGSGKSTLLRIAAGLVEPTEGRVFYRGQPLHGPEAGIAVVFQTFALYPWLTVLANVELGLDALRVPADAARERAMSAIDLIGLTGFESAFPRELSGGMRQRVGFARALVSEPTLLLMDEPFSALDVLTAETLRTDFLDLWLERQLSIKAMLLVTHNIEEAVLMCDRIQVLGESPAHVVANIHVRLPYPRNRLAPEFRAIVNEIYAVLTSRLAASADAAASASHGLALRLPKVSSHRLDGFVGTIAATLQGGSAALGTIAASSTLKVDELFPIAVAMHILEFAELHEGTIRLTAAGRVFAQASADERKRLFREHLMRFVPLAAHIREVLDDREGHRAPRQRFELELQDHLNRNDANSTLRTVIDWGRYAGLFSYDDHTRSFGG
- a CDS encoding CBS domain-containing protein — its product is MNTGSICTRDVAVCERHATILDAAQLMREHHVGDLVVVEMSGGRRVPVGMLTDRDIVLAIVAKQANPEKIFVNDVMSTPPALVAEQDDLWLIASRMHLNGVRRLPVVDAGGCLSGIVSLDDVLQAVSALLSKLWLVTGRQPHIEEKNRA
- a CDS encoding 1-phosphofructokinase family hexose kinase, whose amino-acid sequence is MAEILTLTLNPAVDVATSVDTIVDTRKLRCSAARRDPGGGGINVARVLHRLGADCEALYLAGGPLGRTLGAMIEAEGVPATCVGIAGETRENFSVRENSTGREFRFVLPGPVLAEAEWQACLRHLGELAIAPRYLVLSGSVPPGVPDDIYARIAGIARQRGTRVVLDSSGAPLAAALAAGVFLVKPSLSELCTLAGHALEDDAQRLDAARRIVRAGGAAIVALTLGEQGALVVTADRALRVRAFAVPVASSIGAGDSFVAAMVWAVNRGMSFNETLRYAVAAASASLLAEGTRLCDRDQVERIYRELASADLVAVGAQPSTRPVGTVAGSATLTGVRESKGDR
- the ppsA gene encoding phosphoenolpyruvate synthase; this translates as MDQSVAQVIWFDDLRREDVARVGGKNASLGELISQLDGQGVRVPAGFATTAQAYWSFIDANQLRERISAYLDDLGQGRLTLAEAGQAIRAAIVHGDWPAELAQAIRAAYRTLAQRCGAADLDVAVRSSATAEDLPDASFAGQQETFLNVRGERAVLDACRRCYASLFTDRAIAYRNARGFDHLQVALSVGVQRMVRSDLGAAGVMFSVDTETGFDRIVLINAAWGLGENVVQGTVDPDEYEVFKPLLAQPGCAPIVGKRRGEKACKMVYAKGGPHPTRNVPTSRAERAAFVLDDAEILSLSRSACAIEAHYGQPMDIEWAKDGASGEMFIVQARPETVQSRREASSVRSYRLRDEGRRLLSGVSVGEAIAAGSVCVIGNARDMQRFVDGAVLVTSTTDPDWVPVMRRAAAIITDHGGRTSHAAIVSRELGLPAIVGTGNATHLLHDEQEVTVSCAEGDEGFVYEGTVAFDVEDIDFRSIPQTRTSVMLNLANPAAAFRWWRLPADGVGLVRMEFVVSHDIKIHPMALVRFHELEDATVRQRIEELTSGYTDKTEYFVDRLARGLGRIAAVQYPRPAIIRMSDFKTNEYAHLIGGQAFEPREENPMLGFRGASRYYSPRYRDGFALECRAIRRLREEMGLRNVVVMIPFCRTVCEADQVLEVMAQNGLRRGQAGLEVYVMCEIPSNVILAREFALRFDGFSIGSNDLTQLTLGVDRDSADLAQLFDEQDEAVKWMVRRVIAQAHGAGAKVGLCGQAPSDHPKFAAFLVDCGIDSISVSPDSFIAVKREIAAAEARLASRTATV